Proteins encoded within one genomic window of Micromonospora halotolerans:
- a CDS encoding carbon-nitrogen hydrolase family protein, which produces MTEAVPLPTRPLTVATVQAEPVPGDVAGNAALAARLVGRAAGARVVVLPELFLPAYHPPTLGADPTGTDVAADPEGRVDDARLDPLRAAARDGGASVVIGAAVRHPDRRRTISSLLVDPTGAVTAAYDKQQLWSGERELFDAGRRGASLLVDGWLLGLGICYDGCFPEHGRAAALAGAHGYLCPSGYLAGSEHRRDLYYAARALDNTMFVVFANAVGGADPWRFNGGAAVYEPEGRPLARGADTGEEVLVATLDPAALDATRTAHTMLTDRLPDQGLARTTLVG; this is translated from the coding sequence GTGACCGAGGCCGTGCCCCTGCCCACCCGTCCGCTGACCGTGGCCACCGTGCAGGCCGAGCCCGTCCCGGGTGACGTCGCCGGCAACGCCGCCCTGGCCGCCCGCCTCGTCGGCCGGGCCGCCGGCGCCCGGGTCGTGGTGCTGCCCGAGCTGTTCCTGCCGGCGTACCACCCGCCGACCCTGGGCGCCGACCCGACCGGCACCGACGTGGCCGCCGACCCCGAGGGGCGGGTCGACGACGCGCGGCTGGACCCGCTGCGCGCGGCCGCTCGCGACGGCGGGGCGAGCGTGGTGATCGGCGCGGCGGTCCGCCATCCCGACCGGCGGCGCACGATCTCCTCCCTGCTGGTCGACCCGACCGGCGCGGTCACCGCCGCGTACGACAAGCAGCAGCTCTGGAGCGGCGAGCGCGAGCTGTTCGACGCCGGCCGGCGGGGCGCCTCGCTGCTGGTCGACGGCTGGCTGCTCGGCCTCGGCATCTGCTACGACGGCTGCTTCCCGGAGCACGGCCGGGCCGCCGCCCTCGCCGGCGCGCACGGCTACCTCTGCCCGAGCGGCTACCTGGCCGGCTCCGAGCACCGCCGCGACCTCTACTACGCGGCGCGCGCCCTGGACAACACCATGTTCGTGGTCTTCGCCAACGCCGTGGGCGGCGCGGACCCGTGGCGGTTCAACGGCGGCGCCGCCGTCTACGAGCCGGAGGGCCGGCCGCTGGCCCGGGGCGCGGACACCGGCGAGGAGGTGCTGGTGGCGACCCTCGACCCGGCCGCCCTCGACGCCACCCGCACCGCACACACGATGCTCACCGACCGGCTGCCCGACCAGGGGCTCGCCCGAACGACGCTCGTCGGCTGA
- a CDS encoding DUF2630 family protein, producing MDDKTILSRISELVDEEHRLRAAAQEHETGTDDEARERLRALEEHLDQCWDLLRRRRAARRTHGDPDAQGERPVTEVERYLQ from the coding sequence ATGGACGACAAGACCATCCTGAGCCGGATCTCCGAACTCGTCGACGAGGAGCACCGGCTGCGCGCGGCCGCACAGGAGCACGAGACCGGCACCGACGACGAGGCCCGGGAGCGGCTGCGGGCCCTGGAGGAGCACCTCGACCAGTGCTGGGACCTGCTCCGTCGCCGCCGGGCGGCGCGCCGGACGCACGGTGACCCCGACGCCCAGGGCGAGCGTCCGGTGACCGAGGTCGAGCGCTACCTCCAGTGA
- a CDS encoding HAD family hydrolase, with translation MPLLLLDLDNTLLDREGPFRAWGERFLDSIGAPPSDIEWLLSVDADGLTDRWDVADAIRDRYEVRIPSIDLVEELHDGVVAFTRLDPLVACALRIADDAGWVPVVVTNGTSRQEEAKIRRTGLDRYIADWVISEEAGVSKPNPRIFALAAQRARMPLRGAWVIGDSPEADIGGATAVGLPSVWLHRGRRWSDTRFAPTRTVDGLIAAVAAVLAG, from the coding sequence GTGCCGTTGCTCCTGCTCGATCTGGACAACACCCTGCTCGACCGCGAGGGGCCGTTCCGCGCCTGGGGTGAGCGGTTCCTGGACAGCATCGGCGCGCCGCCCAGCGACATCGAGTGGTTGCTCTCCGTCGACGCCGACGGCCTGACCGACCGCTGGGACGTCGCCGACGCGATCCGCGACCGCTACGAGGTGCGCATCCCCTCGATCGACCTGGTCGAGGAGCTGCACGACGGCGTGGTGGCGTTCACCCGCCTGGACCCGCTGGTGGCCTGCGCGCTGCGGATCGCCGACGACGCCGGCTGGGTGCCCGTGGTGGTCACCAACGGCACGTCCCGGCAGGAAGAGGCGAAGATCCGCCGGACCGGGCTGGACCGCTACATCGCCGACTGGGTGATCTCCGAGGAGGCCGGGGTCAGCAAGCCCAACCCGCGTATCTTCGCGCTGGCCGCCCAGCGGGCCCGGATGCCGCTGCGCGGGGCCTGGGTGATCGGTGACAGCCCGGAGGCGGACATCGGCGGCGCGACCGCGGTCGGGCTGCCCAGCGTCTGGCTGCACCGGGGGCGCCGCTGGTCGGACACCCGGTTCGCGCCCACCCGCACGGTGGACGGGCTGATCGCCGCGGTGGCCGCCGTCCTGGCCGGCTGA
- a CDS encoding terpene synthase family protein has translation MTGGKVPDPVAAAAEQGRVCALAAKGQRDLQRCAARHAELFPGRPFDAALFSSIALAMSFSAPWCTAEELALTNRAVLWGFAVDWQVDHLAASRSEVDRIVKSCLAVVDGAAPDDPLGRFLAELRDDLAATPAYAELREPWRDAMARTLDAMAREWDWKQADHPTLAAYLANADNLAATVVNVAHWIHTGDAATHRELPRLIAVSDEVQRALRLVNDLGTHRRDREWGDLNALLLVDDPAEIERCLAEQVDHCRRLLADLTPACPRQADFLARQLGFTSGFYRLTDFWGAQ, from the coding sequence GTGACCGGCGGGAAGGTGCCGGATCCGGTCGCCGCCGCGGCGGAGCAGGGGCGGGTCTGCGCGCTCGCCGCCAAGGGCCAGCGCGACCTGCAGCGGTGCGCGGCCCGGCACGCCGAGCTGTTTCCCGGCCGGCCGTTCGACGCGGCGCTGTTCAGCAGCATCGCCCTCGCGATGTCGTTCAGCGCGCCCTGGTGTACCGCCGAGGAGCTGGCGCTCACCAACCGCGCCGTGCTCTGGGGCTTCGCGGTCGACTGGCAGGTCGACCACCTGGCGGCCTCCCGGTCGGAGGTCGACCGGATCGTGAAGTCCTGCCTCGCCGTGGTCGACGGCGCCGCGCCCGACGACCCGCTGGGCCGGTTCCTCGCCGAGCTGCGCGACGACCTGGCCGCCACCCCGGCGTACGCCGAGCTGCGCGAGCCGTGGCGGGACGCGATGGCCCGCACCCTCGACGCGATGGCCCGCGAGTGGGACTGGAAGCAGGCCGACCACCCCACCCTCGCCGCATACCTGGCGAACGCCGACAACCTCGCCGCCACGGTGGTCAACGTGGCCCACTGGATCCACACCGGGGACGCCGCCACCCACCGCGAGCTGCCCCGGCTGATCGCGGTGAGCGACGAGGTCCAGCGGGCCCTGCGGCTGGTCAACGATCTCGGGACGCACCGGCGTGACCGGGAGTGGGGCGACCTCAACGCGCTCCTGCTGGTGGACGACCCGGCGGAGATCGAGCGGTGCCTGGCGGAGCAGGTCGACCACTGCCGGCGGCTGCTGGCCGACCTGACGCCGGCCTGCCCCCGGCAGGCCGACTTCCTGGCCCGGCAGCTGGGCTTCACCAGCGGGTTCTACCGGCTCACCGACTTCTGGGGCGCCCAGTGA
- a CDS encoding RIO1 family regulatory kinase/ATPase domain-containing protein translates to MRDHDFPAPQRRGRGKSRFDDDESTFLKRGRHTEPVLTDPDAEPDAEDSWSSWDQAVHGPEPHPQWLVTELAAKDTELGVLKTGKEADVHLVRRAVPDTGRGCLLAAKRYRDPQHRLFHRDAGYLEGRRVRRSREMRAMAGRTSFGRQMIAGQWAAAEFAALARLWEIGAASGRIAVPYPVQLLGTELMLEFVGDAEAGQAAPRLAQLRPEGAELRDLWEQLVDALVVLARAGYAHGDLSPYNLLVHAGRLVMIDLPQVVDVVANPQGAEFLGRDVRVVGTWFTARGLPASETDPEALTEVLLREAGLR, encoded by the coding sequence GTGCGCGATCACGACTTCCCGGCGCCGCAGCGCCGTGGCCGCGGCAAGAGCCGCTTCGACGACGACGAATCCACCTTCCTGAAGCGCGGCCGGCACACCGAGCCGGTCCTCACCGACCCCGACGCCGAGCCGGACGCGGAGGACAGCTGGTCCTCCTGGGACCAGGCCGTGCACGGGCCCGAGCCCCACCCGCAGTGGCTGGTCACCGAGCTGGCCGCGAAGGACACCGAGCTGGGGGTGCTGAAGACCGGCAAGGAGGCGGACGTCCACCTGGTCCGCCGTGCCGTGCCGGACACCGGCCGGGGCTGCCTGCTGGCGGCCAAGCGGTACCGGGATCCCCAGCACCGCCTCTTCCACCGCGACGCCGGCTACCTGGAGGGGCGCCGGGTCCGCCGCTCACGGGAGATGCGGGCCATGGCCGGCCGGACCTCGTTCGGCCGGCAGATGATCGCCGGGCAGTGGGCGGCCGCCGAGTTCGCCGCGCTCGCCCGGCTCTGGGAGATCGGCGCCGCCTCCGGGCGGATCGCCGTGCCCTACCCGGTGCAGCTGCTCGGCACCGAGCTGATGCTGGAGTTCGTCGGTGACGCCGAGGCGGGCCAGGCCGCGCCCCGGCTGGCCCAGCTCCGACCCGAGGGCGCCGAGCTGCGCGACCTGTGGGAGCAACTGGTCGACGCCCTGGTGGTGCTGGCCCGCGCCGGATACGCCCACGGCGACCTGTCCCCGTACAACCTGCTGGTGCACGCCGGGCGGCTGGTCATGATCGACCTGCCGCAGGTGGTCGACGTGGTGGCCAACCCGCAGGGGGCCGAGTTCCTGGGCCGGGACGTCCGGGTGGTGGGCACCTGGTTCACCGCCCGCGGCCTGCCCGCCTCGGAGACCGATCCGGAGGCGCTGACCGAGGTGCTGTTGCGGGAGGCGGGCCTCCGCTGA
- a CDS encoding TIGR04222 domain-containing membrane protein: MTVLAGDTWGIPGPVFLRWYLVAAVVLVAGTLVYRWRALAGTPVQGGGPLGPQQVAYLNGGDQLAVWTALGGLRRAGAVGVRPDRRLTTGGPLPAGLTPLDQAIHHAAGRGLRSRELAQDEWVRRALDELGDGLVRRGLALDKERRATLRRGSLLLGALVAVGFVRAFVGISNGRPAGWLLLTLVPLFIAFPLLQRVPWRTRAADRELRELRRQHTWLRPAAAPAYATYGPSDAAMGVALFGTATLWSMDPGFSEQAEIQRQAMGSGGSSGSSCGGGSSDAGGSSCGGGSSCGGGGGCGGGGGCGG, encoded by the coding sequence ATGACCGTCCTCGCGGGCGACACCTGGGGCATCCCCGGCCCCGTCTTCCTCCGTTGGTACCTCGTGGCGGCCGTCGTGCTGGTCGCCGGCACCCTCGTGTACCGCTGGCGCGCGCTGGCTGGCACCCCGGTGCAGGGCGGTGGGCCGCTCGGGCCGCAGCAGGTCGCGTACCTCAACGGGGGCGACCAGCTCGCCGTCTGGACCGCGCTCGGCGGCCTGCGCCGTGCCGGCGCGGTCGGCGTACGCCCGGACCGGCGGCTCACCACCGGCGGCCCGCTGCCGGCCGGGCTCACCCCGCTGGACCAGGCAATCCACCACGCGGCCGGCCGCGGGCTGCGCTCCCGGGAGCTGGCGCAGGACGAGTGGGTCCGGCGCGCCCTCGACGAGCTGGGCGACGGGCTCGTGCGCCGTGGCCTGGCACTGGACAAGGAACGGCGGGCGACGCTGCGCCGCGGCTCGCTGCTCCTCGGGGCCCTGGTGGCGGTCGGCTTCGTCCGGGCCTTCGTCGGCATCTCCAACGGCCGGCCCGCCGGCTGGCTGCTGCTCACCCTCGTGCCGCTCTTCATCGCGTTCCCGCTGCTCCAGCGGGTGCCGTGGCGCACCCGGGCGGCCGACCGGGAGCTGCGCGAGCTGCGCCGCCAGCACACCTGGCTGCGCCCCGCCGCCGCACCGGCGTACGCCACCTACGGCCCGTCCGACGCGGCCATGGGCGTCGCGCTGTTCGGCACGGCCACCCTCTGGAGCATGGACCCGGGCTTCTCGGAGCAGGCCGAGATCCAGCGCCAGGCCATGGGGTCGGGCGGCAGCTCGGGCAGTTCCTGCGGCGGCGGCAGCTCCGACGCGGGCGGGAGCTCCTGCGGCGGGGGCAGCTCCTGCGGCGGCGGTGGCGGCTGCGGCGGCGGTGGCGGGTGCGGCGGATGA
- a CDS encoding DUF692 domain-containing protein: MTAGPSGVGIGWRPEIAGFVAGLPGLRFVEVVAETVAPAGPLPDGLAELRARGVTVVPHGVKLSLGGAEPVDPARVAHLAGVAAALDAPLVSEHIAFVRAGGLEAGHLLPLPRSREAVAAVVANVRRAQAELPVPLALEPIAALFDWPDDELNEGDFLTEILDATGALLLLDVANVHANARNRGGDPGALLERLPLDRIAYVHVAGGTEQGGFYHDTHTDPVPAEVLDLVRELCDRRRPPALLLERDGHYPPAAELRGELDALAAASSYPVIT, translated from the coding sequence ATGACGGCCGGACCGTCCGGTGTGGGCATCGGCTGGCGGCCGGAGATCGCCGGCTTCGTGGCCGGCCTGCCCGGGCTGCGCTTCGTCGAGGTGGTCGCCGAGACGGTCGCTCCCGCCGGGCCGCTCCCCGACGGCCTCGCCGAGCTGCGCGCGCGGGGCGTCACGGTCGTACCTCACGGGGTGAAGCTCTCCCTCGGCGGCGCCGAGCCGGTCGACCCGGCCCGGGTGGCGCACCTGGCCGGCGTGGCCGCGGCGCTGGACGCGCCGCTGGTCAGCGAGCACATCGCGTTCGTCCGGGCCGGCGGTCTGGAGGCCGGTCACCTGCTGCCGCTGCCGCGCAGCCGGGAGGCGGTGGCCGCGGTGGTGGCCAACGTGCGCCGGGCGCAGGCGGAGCTGCCGGTGCCGCTGGCCCTGGAGCCGATCGCCGCCCTCTTCGACTGGCCCGACGACGAGCTGAACGAGGGGGACTTCCTCACCGAAATCCTCGACGCCACCGGGGCGCTGCTGCTGCTCGACGTCGCCAACGTGCACGCCAACGCCCGCAACCGGGGCGGCGACCCGGGCGCCCTGCTGGAACGGCTGCCACTGGACCGGATCGCCTACGTGCACGTGGCCGGCGGCACCGAGCAGGGCGGCTTCTACCACGACACGCACACCGACCCGGTCCCCGCCGAGGTGCTCGACCTGGTCCGGGAGCTGTGCGACCGCCGCCGGCCCCCGGCGCTGCTGCTCGAACGCGACGGCCACTACCCGCCCGCCGCCGAGCTGCGCGGCGAGCTGGACGCCTTGGCCGCCGCCTCCTCGTACCCGGTGATCACGTGA
- the mug gene encoding G/U mismatch-specific DNA glycosylase produces the protein MPDPTRPETAVPDPTLRGAAGPGSAAAGRRYPRPTKEQLAAAADKLLPDLIAPGLDVLFVGINPGLWSAATGWHFARPGNRFWPALHRGGFTPRQLHPSEQDELPGLGLGITNMVARASARADELTAEELVAGARELTAKVARYRPRWVAVVGVTAYRIGFARPKAGFGPQPEPLAAARLWVLPNPSGLNAHFTPETLGAAFGELRAAVAG, from the coding sequence GTGCCGGACCCCACGCGGCCCGAGACGGCCGTGCCGGACCCGACGCTGCGCGGAGCGGCCGGGCCGGGCTCGGCGGCGGCCGGGCGGCGGTATCCCCGGCCGACGAAGGAGCAGCTCGCGGCGGCGGCCGACAAGCTGCTCCCGGACCTGATCGCCCCCGGGCTGGACGTGCTGTTCGTGGGGATCAACCCGGGCCTGTGGTCGGCGGCCACGGGCTGGCACTTCGCCCGCCCGGGCAACCGGTTCTGGCCGGCGCTGCACCGGGGCGGCTTCACCCCACGGCAGTTGCACCCCAGCGAGCAGGACGAGCTGCCCGGCCTCGGGCTCGGCATCACCAACATGGTGGCCCGGGCCAGCGCCCGCGCCGACGAGCTGACCGCCGAGGAGCTGGTCGCGGGCGCACGGGAGCTGACCGCCAAGGTGGCGCGCTACCGGCCGCGCTGGGTCGCGGTGGTCGGCGTGACCGCGTACCGGATCGGGTTCGCCCGGCCGAAGGCGGGCTTCGGGCCGCAGCCGGAACCGCTCGCCGCGGCCCGCCTGTGGGTGCTGCCCAACCCGAGCGGCTTGAACGCGCACTTCACCCCGGAGACGCTCGGTGCCGCGTTCGGTGAGCTGCGTGCCGCGGTCGCCGGCTAG
- a CDS encoding TetR/AcrR family transcriptional regulator, which produces MPRVSQDQLDARRQEILGAARACFARHGYEGATVRRLEEATGLSRGAIFHHFRDKDSLFLAVAEDDAAIMVETVARNGLVQVMRDLLARAVSPDTTGWLGSQLEVSRRLRTDPAFARRWAERSAAIAEATRERLLRQREAGVLRDDVPIDVLAQFLELAYDGLVLHLAMGRPAGDLGRVLDLVEEAVRRH; this is translated from the coding sequence GTGCCCAGAGTAAGCCAGGACCAGCTCGACGCGCGCCGGCAGGAGATCCTCGGCGCCGCACGAGCGTGTTTCGCCCGGCACGGCTACGAGGGTGCCACGGTCCGTCGGCTGGAGGAGGCCACCGGGCTCTCCCGGGGCGCGATCTTCCACCACTTCCGGGACAAGGACTCGCTCTTCCTCGCCGTGGCCGAGGACGACGCCGCGATCATGGTGGAGACCGTGGCCCGCAACGGCCTGGTCCAGGTGATGCGGGACCTGCTGGCCCGGGCGGTCTCCCCGGACACCACCGGCTGGCTCGGCAGCCAGCTCGAGGTCTCCCGGCGCCTGCGCACCGACCCCGCGTTCGCCCGGCGCTGGGCGGAACGCTCGGCCGCGATCGCCGAGGCCACCCGGGAGCGCCTGCTGCGGCAGCGCGAGGCCGGGGTGCTCCGCGACGACGTGCCGATCGACGTGCTGGCCCAGTTCCTGGAGCTGGCGTACGACGGGCTGGTGCTGCACCTGGCGATGGGCCGTCCCGCCGGTGACCTGGGCCGGGTGCTCGACCTGGTCGAGGAGGCCGTCCGCCGGCACTGA
- a CDS encoding cytochrome P450, whose translation MLRDPARALIDVGNRTGGALVRLNLGSFRPYLATHPRHVQHVLRDRADNYERAGDGLFWRPVKRLFGEGILGEGQIWSASRRMLQPMFTAKRVEALIDGMADAIRDAVDELDEPFRAGRPVDIGTEQARIVSQAIMRVLFADKISVPDALRVIDAQDVIASAVIPRIVVPFAPLSLPMPGDRPFRRAVRIVDEVLVPIVRETRAVADQGDDIISTLWKARTDDGRQLDERQVRNDTVAMFAATTETTINVLTWAWPHLEQQPDVAERLYAEIDRVVGDEPVRREHLADLTYTRMVLDELLRLYPIGWIIPRRAVADDVIDGVPIEAGATMVASPLITQRMRQFWDRPDEFDPERFRPERVRARHRYAHFPFGGGPHQCLGMYLFYLEAQLILATMLSRYRFRLRRPGVPGLRLAAALRPRERVELTLLAAERRAEPA comes from the coding sequence ATGCTCCGGGACCCGGCCCGCGCGCTGATCGACGTCGGCAACCGGACCGGCGGCGCGCTCGTCCGGCTCAACCTGGGGTCCTTCCGCCCCTACCTGGCCACCCACCCCCGGCACGTCCAGCACGTGCTGCGGGACCGGGCGGACAACTACGAACGGGCCGGCGACGGGCTGTTCTGGCGCCCGGTCAAGCGGCTGTTCGGCGAGGGCATCCTCGGCGAGGGCCAGATCTGGTCGGCCAGCCGCCGGATGCTCCAGCCGATGTTCACCGCGAAGCGGGTGGAGGCGCTGATCGACGGCATGGCCGACGCCATCCGGGACGCCGTCGACGAGCTGGACGAGCCGTTCCGGGCCGGCCGCCCCGTCGACATCGGCACCGAGCAGGCCCGGATCGTCAGCCAGGCGATCATGCGGGTGCTCTTCGCCGACAAGATCTCCGTGCCGGACGCGCTGCGGGTGATCGACGCGCAGGACGTCATCGCCAGCGCGGTGATTCCCCGGATCGTGGTGCCGTTCGCCCCGCTCTCCCTGCCCATGCCGGGGGACCGTCCGTTCCGCCGCGCGGTCCGCATCGTCGACGAGGTGCTCGTGCCGATCGTCCGGGAGACCCGGGCCGTGGCCGACCAGGGCGACGACATCATCTCCACGCTCTGGAAGGCCCGCACCGACGACGGGCGGCAGCTCGACGAGCGGCAGGTCCGCAACGACACCGTGGCCATGTTCGCGGCCACCACCGAGACCACCATCAACGTGCTCACCTGGGCCTGGCCCCACCTGGAGCAGCAGCCCGACGTGGCCGAGCGGCTCTACGCCGAGATCGACCGGGTGGTGGGCGACGAACCGGTGCGCCGCGAGCACCTCGCCGACCTCACCTACACCCGGATGGTCCTGGACGAGCTGCTCCGGCTCTACCCGATCGGCTGGATCATCCCGCGCCGCGCGGTGGCCGACGACGTCATCGACGGCGTGCCTATCGAGGCCGGGGCCACCATGGTGGCCAGCCCGCTGATCACCCAGCGCATGCGGCAGTTCTGGGACCGGCCGGACGAGTTCGACCCGGAACGGTTCCGGCCCGAGCGGGTCCGCGCCCGGCACCGGTACGCCCACTTCCCGTTCGGCGGCGGCCCGCACCAGTGCCTCGGTATGTACCTGTTCTACCTGGAGGCCCAGCTCATCCTCGCCACGATGCTGAGCCGCTACCGGTTCCGGCTGCGCCGTCCCGGCGTACCCGGCTTGCGGCTGGCCGCGGCGTTGCGGCCGCGCGAGCGGGTCGAGCTGACCCTGCTGGCCGCCGAGCGGCGGGCGGAGCCGGCGTGA
- a CDS encoding SDR family oxidoreductase yields the protein MDLGLVDRVYVLTGASGGLGFATAEQLVGDGARVVISSRAPERVAAAVEALGGPERAIGLTADLTDPGTPERLVAVAREQFGRLDGALISVGGPPRGTAAQITDEQWRESFETVFLGTVRTARTVAAALTDGGAIGLVLSTSVRAPLPGLGISNGLRPGLAGVAKDLADEHGPRGVRVVSLLPGRIMTDRNRELLAAGGDAERARTEAEASIPLRRIGDPAEFGRVAAFLLSPAAGYVTGVTVPVDGGALRGL from the coding sequence ATGGATCTCGGACTCGTCGACCGGGTGTACGTGCTGACCGGCGCCTCGGGCGGCCTCGGCTTCGCCACCGCCGAGCAGCTCGTCGGCGACGGCGCCCGCGTGGTGATCTCGTCCCGCGCCCCGGAGCGGGTCGCCGCCGCCGTCGAGGCGCTCGGCGGGCCGGAGCGGGCGATCGGGCTGACCGCCGACCTCACCGACCCGGGCACCCCGGAACGGCTCGTCGCGGTGGCACGCGAGCAGTTCGGCCGGCTCGACGGGGCGCTGATCTCGGTCGGCGGCCCGCCCCGGGGCACCGCCGCCCAGATCACCGACGAGCAGTGGCGGGAGTCCTTCGAGACGGTCTTCCTGGGCACGGTCCGCACCGCGCGCACGGTGGCCGCCGCGCTCACCGACGGCGGCGCCATCGGGCTGGTGCTGTCCACCTCGGTCCGCGCCCCGCTGCCCGGCCTCGGCATCTCCAACGGCCTGCGCCCCGGCCTGGCCGGGGTCGCCAAGGACCTCGCCGACGAGCACGGCCCCCGCGGCGTACGCGTGGTCAGCCTGCTGCCGGGGCGGATCATGACCGACCGCAACCGGGAGCTCCTGGCCGCCGGCGGCGACGCGGAGCGGGCCCGCACCGAGGCCGAGGCGTCGATCCCGCTGCGCCGGATCGGCGACCCCGCCGAGTTCGGCCGGGTGGCCGCCTTCCTGCTCTCCCCCGCCGCCGGCTACGTCACCGGGGTGACCGTGCCGGTCGACGGCGGCGCGCTGCGCGGCCTGTGA
- a CDS encoding MerR family transcriptional regulator — MLTIGQLAAYAGVTVRAVRHYHQIGLLPEPERDASGYRRYRAAAVVSLIKIRTLADAGVPLSRIGQMLEADAPAFAEAVRRIDSHLRDEIERLEASRKQIAQLAAGDALALPPEVIAYLDRLREVGASERMVEGERDGWILLAARWPDRVREFMPGKLAQLDDPRVVRLYRVLSEIFDDSDVGDDPRLEEAADLMAVLAEEAYAASEINHGREAYDDMPHDLLDALAVESDPRVERLVKLLRERGWDGWNRMERLADRPD; from the coding sequence ATGCTGACGATCGGTCAACTGGCGGCGTACGCCGGCGTCACGGTGCGGGCGGTGCGGCACTACCACCAGATCGGGCTGCTGCCCGAGCCGGAGCGGGACGCCTCGGGTTACCGGCGGTACCGCGCGGCGGCGGTCGTGTCCCTCATCAAGATCCGCACCCTCGCCGACGCCGGCGTGCCGCTGTCCCGGATCGGTCAGATGCTCGAAGCCGACGCGCCGGCCTTCGCCGAGGCTGTCCGGCGGATCGACAGCCACCTGCGTGACGAGATCGAACGGCTGGAGGCCAGCCGCAAGCAGATCGCACAGCTCGCCGCCGGGGACGCCCTGGCACTCCCACCGGAGGTGATCGCCTACCTCGATCGGCTTCGGGAGGTCGGGGCGTCGGAGCGGATGGTGGAGGGCGAGCGGGACGGGTGGATCCTGTTGGCGGCCCGCTGGCCCGATCGCGTCCGCGAGTTCATGCCGGGGAAACTCGCGCAGCTGGACGACCCGCGAGTCGTTCGGCTCTACCGGGTCCTGTCGGAGATCTTCGACGACAGCGACGTCGGCGACGACCCGCGTCTGGAGGAAGCCGCCGACCTGATGGCCGTCTTGGCCGAGGAGGCATACGCCGCGAGCGAGATCAACCACGGCAGGGAGGCGTACGACGACATGCCGCACGACCTCCTGGACGCGCTCGCCGTCGAATCCGATCCGCGGGTGGAGCGGCTCGTGAAGCTGTTGCGCGAGCGTGGGTGGGACGGTTGGAACCGCATGGAGCGGCTGGCGGACCGGCCCGACTGA